The Pelodiscus sinensis isolate JC-2024 chromosome 6, ASM4963464v1, whole genome shotgun sequence genome has a segment encoding these proteins:
- the LOC102460411 gene encoding uncharacterized protein LOC102460411, translating into MALPGGNKDNIRAGCKKCGYPGHLTFECRNFLRVDPKRDIVLDVSSTSSEDSEEEELGKLQALPEKKNTNQEEEKKNLKRISKEKSKSKKLSKRSYSSSVAAEEEPKPKKQKSHKKERKKEKKNKSKKGKHHKKEKKRKKEKHSSSDSSDSSSSD; encoded by the exons ATGGCGCTGCCAG gtGGAAATAAGGATAACATAAGGGCAGGATGCAAGAAGTGTGGCTATC CTGGTCATCTGACATTTGAATGCCGAAACTTTCTCCGGGTGGATCCCAAAAGAGACATTGTTTTAGATGTTAGCAGTACGAGCAGTGAAGACAGTGAGGAAGAAGAGCTGGGGAAACTGCAGGCTTTACCAGAAAAAAAGA ATACAAATCAGGAAGAGGAAAAGAAGAATCTAAAAAGAATAAGCAAAGAAAAATCCAAATCAAAGAAATTAAGTAAAAG ATCTTATTCATCAAGTGTCGCTGCAGAGGAagagccaaaaccaaaaaaacagaaATCCcataaaaaagaaaggaaaaaggagaaaaagaataAATCCAAGAAAGGAAAAcatcacaaaaaagaaaaaaagagaaaaaaagaaaaacattcatCCTCTGATAGTTCAGACTCCTCTAGTAGTGACTGA